A stretch of Desulfobacter hydrogenophilus DNA encodes these proteins:
- a CDS encoding M23 family metallopeptidase, protein MLKRTERDNGVLFETITAQKTELEDQRRQIQMFAGEIQGLKEQITKLGQLENQVRLIADIDKSGRSSGFLGIGGVSKTDLDQEIPLNTHHNALIREMHHQVKQIKSVADKEKLDFNDLIDQLTKKKNLLASSPSIKPVSGVITSPFGYRRSPFTGRRSFHSGLDISNRIGTKIVSTATGKVVFAGRKTGYGKVVVIDHGYGKATKYAHLRDILVHKSQQVKRGEAIATLGNTGRTTGPHLHYEVLVNGTPVNPSKYILN, encoded by the coding sequence TTGCTTAAGCGGACTGAGCGTGATAATGGCGTACTATTTGAAACCATCACCGCCCAAAAAACTGAACTTGAAGACCAGAGACGCCAAATTCAGATGTTTGCCGGAGAAATTCAGGGATTAAAAGAGCAGATCACAAAACTTGGACAATTAGAGAATCAGGTACGTCTTATTGCAGATATCGACAAATCAGGACGATCATCAGGCTTTTTGGGCATCGGTGGCGTATCGAAAACCGATCTTGATCAAGAAATCCCCCTTAACACCCACCATAACGCTCTGATACGGGAAATGCATCATCAGGTAAAACAGATCAAATCGGTTGCTGATAAAGAAAAACTTGATTTCAATGACCTGATTGACCAACTGACGAAAAAGAAAAACCTGCTGGCCTCCTCCCCATCCATCAAGCCGGTCTCAGGTGTTATCACCTCGCCCTTTGGTTACCGTAGATCTCCTTTCACCGGAAGGAGAAGCTTTCATTCAGGCCTTGATATCTCCAACCGAATAGGTACTAAAATTGTTTCAACTGCGACCGGAAAAGTGGTATTTGCCGGAAGAAAAACTGGATACGGAAAGGTTGTCGTTATTGACCACGGATATGGAAAAGCAACCAAATATGCACATTTAAGAGACATCCTCGTTCATAAAAGCCAACAGGTCAAACGAGGGGAAGCAATTGCCACATTAGGCAATACCGGTCGAACCACCGGCCCCCATCTTCACTATGAGGTTCTTGTCAACGGTACACCTGTCAACCCCTCAAAATACATCCTCAATTAG
- the secA gene encoding preprotein translocase subunit SecA, with protein sequence MVLNFLTKLFGSNNDRILKKIQPIIDQINEFEPQIQALSDIQIGEKTTEFKNRLAKGETLDDILPEAFALVREASVRTLGLRHYDVQLIGGIALHRGTIAEMKTGEGKTLMSTLPAYLNALSGKGVHIVTVNDYLAKRDAEWMSQVYDFLGLSVGVVLHDLDSQERKQAYAADITYGTNNEFGFDYLRDNMKFDPEELAQGNLNFAIVDEVDSILIDEARTPLIISGPAEKSTHLYTQINTIIPAFEKDTDYTLDEESKTVSLTEDGIAKGEELLNVDNLYDPANIELLHHLNQALKAHVIFKRDTDYIVKNDQVIIVDEFTGRLMSGRRYSEGLHQALEAKEGVKIENENQTLASITFQNYFRMYDKLSGMTGTAETEAEEFKKIYNLDVLVIPTDKPMVREDRADLIYKTQKEKYDAAIQEIIRLHKKGQPVLVGTISIDVSEALSEKLKKKGIKHAVLNAKHHKEEAEIVANAGQKGAVTISTNMAGRGTDIKLGEGVKALGGLHILGTSRHESRRIDNQLRGRSGRQGDPGSSRFYLSLEDDLLRIFGGDRIHSVMDRLGIEEGEHIEHKFISKAIENAQSKVEGHNFEIRKHLLEYDDVMNQQREIIYRQRRQALTAKDLRQVTHDMMEDVSYDLLEGFVLDKTAITEWDLEGLSAAIKSQFNMDLSLDEPVQKAFSADQLGQFIFDAAQARYQSREEMYGPEIIRHVERFIILQTVDTRWKEHLLNMDHLKEGIGLRGYAQQDPLRIYKKEGFDMFQDLMNRIKQEVVDILFKIQIASPNQVEEMKQEEQQDLTFSSHSDESAPKQPVRRSSEKVQRNAPCPCGSGKKYKKCCGQ encoded by the coding sequence ATGGTACTCAATTTTCTTACTAAACTCTTCGGATCCAACAATGATAGGATACTTAAAAAAATTCAGCCTATTATTGACCAGATAAACGAATTTGAACCCCAAATCCAGGCTTTATCGGATATCCAAATCGGTGAAAAAACAACTGAGTTTAAAAACCGTCTGGCAAAGGGAGAAACCCTGGACGACATTCTTCCCGAAGCTTTTGCCCTGGTCAGGGAAGCGTCGGTGCGTACCCTTGGACTTCGCCATTATGACGTCCAGCTCATTGGCGGCATTGCATTGCACCGCGGGACCATTGCAGAGATGAAAACGGGTGAAGGTAAAACCTTGATGTCCACCCTACCCGCTTACCTGAATGCCCTTTCGGGCAAAGGCGTTCACATTGTTACGGTCAATGACTATCTGGCCAAACGTGACGCTGAATGGATGTCCCAGGTGTATGATTTTTTAGGACTGAGCGTAGGGGTAGTTCTTCATGACCTGGATTCCCAGGAACGCAAACAGGCCTATGCCGCAGACATCACATACGGCACTAATAACGAATTTGGTTTTGACTACCTGCGGGACAACATGAAATTCGACCCCGAAGAGCTGGCCCAGGGAAATCTAAACTTTGCCATTGTGGACGAGGTGGACTCCATTCTCATTGACGAGGCAAGAACCCCGTTGATTATTTCAGGCCCGGCTGAAAAATCGACCCATCTGTATACCCAGATCAACACGATTATCCCGGCATTCGAAAAAGATACCGACTATACCCTGGATGAAGAATCAAAAACCGTGTCCCTTACCGAAGACGGCATTGCAAAGGGTGAAGAGCTGCTCAATGTCGATAATCTTTATGATCCGGCCAATATTGAACTTTTGCACCACCTCAACCAGGCTTTAAAGGCCCATGTAATTTTCAAACGTGACACAGACTACATTGTAAAAAATGACCAGGTTATCATTGTAGATGAATTTACAGGCCGGCTTATGAGTGGCCGGCGGTACTCGGAAGGTCTTCACCAGGCCCTTGAGGCCAAGGAGGGGGTTAAAATTGAAAATGAAAACCAAACCCTTGCCTCCATCACCTTTCAGAACTATTTTAGAATGTATGACAAACTGTCTGGCATGACCGGAACAGCGGAAACGGAAGCAGAAGAATTTAAAAAGATTTATAATCTTGATGTGCTCGTCATTCCGACAGACAAGCCCATGGTCCGTGAAGACCGGGCAGATCTTATCTACAAAACCCAGAAGGAAAAATACGATGCCGCCATCCAAGAGATCATCCGGCTGCATAAAAAAGGACAGCCTGTACTGGTGGGTACCATTTCAATTGATGTCTCAGAAGCCCTAAGCGAAAAGCTCAAAAAAAAGGGGATTAAGCATGCTGTTCTCAATGCTAAGCATCACAAAGAAGAGGCGGAAATTGTGGCCAATGCCGGCCAGAAAGGCGCTGTGACCATCTCCACCAACATGGCCGGCCGTGGTACTGACATAAAACTAGGAGAAGGGGTTAAAGCGCTTGGTGGCCTTCATATTCTCGGCACATCCCGCCATGAATCCCGGCGTATTGACAACCAGTTACGGGGTCGGTCCGGGCGCCAGGGCGACCCAGGAAGCTCCCGGTTTTATTTGAGTCTGGAAGACGATCTGCTCAGAATTTTTGGCGGTGATCGTATCCATTCCGTAATGGACCGGCTGGGCATAGAAGAAGGCGAGCATATTGAGCATAAATTTATTTCCAAAGCCATTGAAAACGCCCAATCCAAGGTGGAAGGACACAACTTTGAAATCAGAAAGCACCTGCTCGAATATGACGATGTCATGAACCAGCAGCGCGAGATCATTTACCGCCAGCGTCGTCAGGCACTGACAGCCAAAGATCTCAGACAGGTGACCCACGATATGATGGAAGATGTTTCCTATGACCTTTTGGAAGGATTCGTTTTAGACAAAACAGCAATCACGGAGTGGGACCTGGAAGGACTTTCGGCAGCGATCAAAAGTCAATTCAATATGGATCTGTCCTTAGATGAGCCTGTGCAAAAAGCTTTTTCGGCCGACCAGCTGGGGCAATTTATATTTGATGCAGCCCAGGCCCGATACCAGAGTAGAGAAGAGATGTACGGCCCTGAAATCATACGCCACGTTGAACGGTTTATTATTCTTCAGACCGTAGACACCCGATGGAAGGAACATCTTTTGAACATGGACCATCTAAAAGAAGGCATCGGCCTTCGTGGGTATGCCCAGCAGGATCCTTTGCGTATCTATAAAAAAGAAGGGTTCGATATGTTCCAGGACCTGATGAACCGGATCAAACAGGAAGTGGTGGATATCCTGTTTAAAATTCAAATCGCCTCCCCCAACCAGGTTGAAGAGATGAAGCAGGAAGAACAGCAGGACCTGACTTTTTCTTCCCATTCTGACGAATCCGCCCCCAAACAGCCGGTCAGGCGCTCATCTGAAAAGGTCCAAAGAAATGCCCCCTGCCCCTGCGGCTCAGGCAAGAAATATAAGAAATGCTGCGGGCAATGA
- the clpS gene encoding ATP-dependent Clp protease adapter ClpS: MTSTDSKTRPKVSHDASEDHPPMYKVLLHNDDYTTMDFVVDILVRVFGKSLEKATQIMLNVHNKGKAVCGIYPREIAETKVQTVHNLASSKGFPLKSTMEKE; encoded by the coding sequence ATGACATCCACTGATTCCAAAACCCGACCCAAAGTATCCCATGATGCAAGTGAGGATCATCCGCCTATGTATAAAGTGCTTTTACACAATGATGATTATACAACCATGGATTTTGTGGTGGATATTCTGGTCCGGGTATTCGGAAAATCTCTTGAAAAAGCCACACAAATAATGCTTAATGTACATAATAAGGGGAAAGCCGTGTGCGGTATTTATCCCCGGGAAATAGCGGAAACAAAAGTTCAGACAGTGCATAATCTGGCAAGCAGCAAAGGGTTTCCCTTAAAAAGTACAATGGAAAAGGAGTAA
- the clpA gene encoding ATP-dependent Clp protease ATP-binding subunit ClpA, with the protein MISKELSTALGFAVREAKKRRHEYVCVEHVLYAIVNHESGFETIEKCGGSPDHIKEDLEKFFDEKLTKIETSEEYVLQQTIGFQRMIQRAINHARSAEKSEVNLGDILASIFQEKDSHAAFYLESEGITRIDVLRLISHDGDKEKKELPNEDKPQQLFQHADPKPKRQKKKDPLALFTSDLIKRAQDNKIDPLIGRTLETERVMQVLCRRRKNNPILVGDPGVGKTAIAEGLALKINGKTVPDLLQNCELYSLDMGALLAGTKYRGDFEQRLKDVISALEEKENALLVIDEIHTVVGAGATTSGSMDASNILKPALSSGDIKCLGTTTYEEYKNHFEKDRAFSRRFEKIEVSEPSVEETTEILKGLRTCYEEHHGLKYPDKTIEAAAYLSDKYINDRFLPDKAIDVIDEAGAFLKLTANGRRKTVSPKDIEKIVAKIAKVPVSSVTATDKSSLESLPGKLLNVIFGQDDAIETLTTAIKRSRAGLAAPDHPIGSFLFMGPTGVGKTEVARQLADNMGIKFLRFDMSEYMEKHAVSRLIGAPPGYVGFEQGGILTDSIRKHPHCVLLLDEIEKAHMDLYNILLQVMDYATLTDNNGKSADFRNVIIIMTSNAGAREMSTNSIGFGSQNANSDSQGIKAVKNTFSPEFRNRLDGIVQFNHLSKKVMELIVDKNMKELKAMLSDQGISLSYSAGVRTHLAKKGHDPKFGARPLARLIQTEIKDKLTDEILFGQLAKGGKLSVGLKDGKLTFNIKSA; encoded by the coding sequence ATGATCAGCAAAGAACTATCCACAGCTCTCGGGTTTGCCGTTCGGGAAGCAAAAAAAAGAAGACATGAGTACGTATGTGTCGAACATGTTCTTTACGCCATTGTCAATCATGAATCCGGTTTTGAAACCATTGAAAAATGCGGGGGCAGCCCTGATCACATCAAAGAGGATCTTGAAAAATTTTTTGATGAGAAACTAACCAAAATAGAGACCAGTGAAGAGTATGTACTCCAGCAGACCATCGGTTTCCAACGAATGATTCAGCGAGCCATTAATCATGCCAGATCCGCTGAAAAATCTGAAGTAAATCTCGGGGATATCCTGGCATCCATTTTTCAGGAAAAGGATTCCCATGCAGCCTTTTACCTGGAATCCGAAGGCATTACACGCATCGATGTACTCAGGCTCATCTCCCATGATGGAGATAAAGAAAAAAAAGAGTTGCCTAATGAGGACAAGCCCCAGCAACTTTTCCAGCATGCCGACCCAAAACCCAAGCGCCAGAAGAAAAAAGATCCGCTGGCGTTATTTACTTCAGATCTGATTAAGCGGGCCCAGGACAATAAAATTGATCCCCTTATCGGTAGAACGCTTGAAACCGAGCGGGTGATGCAGGTCCTTTGCCGACGGCGGAAAAACAATCCCATCCTTGTGGGGGATCCCGGCGTTGGAAAAACTGCCATTGCAGAAGGCCTGGCATTGAAAATAAATGGCAAAACCGTGCCGGATCTGCTTCAAAACTGTGAATTGTACTCCCTGGATATGGGCGCTCTTTTAGCCGGCACCAAATACAGGGGCGATTTTGAACAGCGACTCAAAGACGTCATTTCCGCTTTGGAAGAAAAGGAAAATGCGCTTTTGGTGATTGATGAAATTCATACGGTTGTGGGTGCCGGTGCCACCACATCAGGCTCCATGGATGCCTCCAACATCCTCAAACCGGCCTTATCCTCCGGAGACATCAAGTGTCTTGGTACTACCACCTATGAGGAGTACAAAAACCATTTTGAAAAAGACCGGGCCTTCTCCAGACGGTTTGAAAAAATAGAAGTTTCAGAGCCCAGCGTGGAGGAAACCACCGAGATTCTCAAAGGTCTACGCACCTGCTACGAAGAACACCATGGCCTGAAATACCCGGATAAAACCATTGAAGCTGCGGCCTACCTGTCAGATAAATACATCAATGACCGATTCTTACCGGATAAGGCCATTGACGTTATCGACGAGGCCGGTGCCTTTTTAAAGCTTACGGCAAACGGCCGGCGTAAAACCGTCAGTCCTAAGGATATTGAAAAAATTGTGGCTAAAATAGCCAAAGTGCCGGTTTCCAGTGTGACTGCGACGGACAAGTCGTCCCTGGAATCTTTGCCCGGCAAACTGCTCAACGTTATATTTGGCCAGGATGATGCCATCGAAACCTTGACCACAGCGATCAAAAGATCCCGGGCCGGACTTGCAGCGCCGGACCATCCCATTGGTTCTTTTCTTTTCATGGGTCCCACAGGGGTTGGCAAAACAGAAGTGGCCAGGCAGCTGGCCGACAACATGGGCATTAAATTCCTACGCTTTGACATGAGCGAATACATGGAAAAACATGCCGTTTCCAGACTTATTGGTGCGCCTCCAGGGTATGTAGGGTTTGAACAAGGCGGCATTTTAACCGACAGCATCCGAAAACACCCCCATTGCGTGCTTCTTCTGGATGAAATTGAAAAGGCCCATATGGACCTTTACAACATTCTGCTCCAGGTTATGGATTATGCCACCCTTACTGACAATAATGGTAAATCCGCTGATTTCAGAAATGTGATCATTATCATGACATCCAATGCCGGTGCCAGGGAAATGAGCACCAACAGCATCGGGTTTGGGTCCCAAAACGCCAATTCCGATTCCCAAGGCATAAAAGCGGTGAAAAACACTTTCAGTCCGGAATTTAGAAACCGCCTTGACGGTATTGTCCAGTTTAACCATTTATCTAAAAAGGTGATGGAACTGATTGTGGACAAAAACATGAAGGAACTCAAAGCCATGCTCAGTGACCAGGGTATTTCTTTAAGCTATTCAGCCGGTGTCCGGACTCATCTGGCCAAGAAAGGCCATGATCCCAAATTCGGTGCCAGACCCCTGGCCCGTCTAATCCAGACCGAAATCAAAGACAAGCTCACCGATGAAATTCTTTTCGGACAGCTTGCAAAAGGGGGAAAACTCTCGGTGGGCCTAAAGGACGGTAAACTAACATTTAATATCAAATCGGCCTGA
- the aat gene encoding leucyl/phenylalanyl-tRNA--protein transferase, with protein MPLFRLSEKIEFPPAWLARSDGLLCIGGDLCAKRLILAYRNGIFPWFSNSEPILWWSPDPRLVLFPSKVRVSKSLKKTIRKACFSIRINTAFEQTIVACSQPRQDKPEGTWLVDEMIDAYITLHKMGIAHSVEAWQGDRLAGGLYGVSLGKTFFGESMFSLVPNASKVALVALARELDSQGFGMIDCQVTSGHLLRMGAQEITRNLFLDILYHGVDQKVPESLWQFGRHLFPQNKTDSAPSSFAHAV; from the coding sequence ATGCCCCTTTTCAGGTTATCTGAAAAAATTGAATTCCCGCCGGCTTGGCTGGCGAGATCTGACGGTTTGTTATGTATTGGGGGAGACCTGTGCGCAAAGCGTTTGATCCTGGCATATAGAAACGGTATTTTCCCCTGGTTTTCCAACAGTGAACCCATTCTCTGGTGGTCCCCTGATCCCCGGCTGGTACTTTTTCCCTCCAAAGTAAGGGTGTCGAAAAGCCTAAAAAAAACCATTCGAAAGGCTTGCTTTTCCATTCGGATCAACACCGCCTTTGAACAGACCATTGTGGCCTGTTCACAACCCAGGCAGGACAAACCAGAAGGCACCTGGCTGGTGGATGAAATGATTGATGCCTATATCACGTTGCACAAAATGGGGATCGCCCACTCCGTGGAAGCCTGGCAGGGTGACCGGCTGGCAGGCGGCCTGTACGGGGTCAGCCTGGGAAAAACCTTTTTTGGAGAATCCATGTTTTCCCTTGTACCCAATGCATCCAAGGTCGCTCTTGTGGCCCTGGCCCGGGAACTTGACAGTCAGGGATTTGGGATGATTGACTGCCAGGTCACCTCCGGCCATCTGCTTCGCATGGGAGCCCAGGAAATAACCAGAAACTTGTTTCTTGATATTCTATACCACGGTGTCGATCAAAAAGTACCGGAGAGCCTGTGGCAGTTCGGACGACATCTTTTCCCCCAAAACAAAACAGATTCAGCCCCAAGTAGTTTTGCACATGCCGTATAA
- a CDS encoding FxsA family protein, with product MLFRLFLCFTLIPVAELYILIQLGGIIGGLNTIILVILTGFIGAYLARMEGLNTMLKVRQNLNQGVMPAEELLDAFIILIAGLMLITPGLLTDTAGLLLLWPPTRNKLKRFLRKKFDEMAANGSINITRFH from the coding sequence ATGTTGTTCAGACTATTTTTATGTTTTACCCTGATCCCGGTGGCTGAATTATATATCCTTATCCAGCTTGGCGGTATTATCGGCGGATTAAACACCATAATTCTTGTCATTCTAACCGGATTCATTGGTGCCTATCTTGCCCGGATGGAAGGGTTAAACACCATGTTAAAAGTTCGCCAAAATTTAAACCAGGGAGTGATGCCGGCCGAGGAACTCCTGGATGCATTTATAATCCTTATTGCCGGATTAATGCTCATTACACCGGGTCTCTTAACGGACACAGCAGGCCTTTTGCTGTTATGGCCCCCCACTCGAAACAAACTTAAACGCTTTTTACGAAAAAAGTTTGACGAGATGGCTGCCAACGGGAGCATTAACATCACCCGATTTCATTGA